The Magnetococcales bacterium sequence GTGGATTAAATTCCTTGGCCGGGTAGTAGCGTTTGGCCCGGATGTCGTAGACCAGATTGCCGGGAGCCATCTCCTGGTACTGGTTGAAATCCGCCGAGGCCTGAGGCATGGAGACGCCGAATTGCTCGATCAGGTCGCGACGGTTGATCTTCCCCTCCCAGAAGAGGCGGAACTCAATGAACTCCATCCGGCGTTCCACACCCCAGCGCAGATCCTTGCCCGGTTTGGGGTCTTCCCTTGACTCTTTGCTGGTCATCGCTATCCCGTTTAGAAACTAGATTGACAAACAGACCATCATGGTCATAGTTTATAAACTATCATGGGTTGGTCGGGGAGTCAATGAAGCGGTTGAGGCGTGGGGCAGCGAGGGAGTCGGCAATGGCAGACAAGAGAAAAGGATCATGGATTCAAACTGTTACCGGGAGGCAATTCTGGCCCATGGATGCCAAGCCGGAGGAGGTGGACATCCTCGACATCGCCCATTCCCTGTCCATGCTCTGCCGGTTCAACGGCCATTGCAACCGGTTCTATTCCGTGGCCGAGCACGCCGTCCACGTCTCCCATGTGGTAGGTCCGGAACATGCCCGCTGGGGCCTGCTCCACGATGCGGCGGAAGCCTTCCTCTCGGATATTCCCCAGCCGGTCAAACGAGAACTGACGGTATTCCATGAAATCGAGGAACAGCTTCTTCATGTGATTGCCGAGCGGTTTGGTCTTCCTGCTGGGCTACCTGTCGAGGTGAAGCAAGCCGATATGCTGCTTCTGGCTACCGAGAAGGCGGTGCTCATGGGGCCGGAGCCTGCACCGTGGGAAGGAATTCCCGATCCCTTGGCACCGGGCATGATCCAGGGGTGGAGTCCTGACCAAGCCCGGCGGGAATTCCTGGCTCGGTTTAGCGAATTATTTGAAGTGATGTACGCCCCGATATAGGGCGCAGAGCTGGACGTTTCATCGGCGAATTGAGCGGGAGGCAGAAATGACCAATATCGATCCAAGATCAGTAAATGGAACCCACATTTTGCTGGGTGCCGAAATCACCGGTGGCTTCATGGAAGGGGCGCGCCTGGAGTTCTCCCAGGGACTCAACTGCATCATCGGCGGTCGGGGGACCGGCAAGACCACCATCCTGGAGTTCATCCGCTATGTCCTGGGGCTGATGCCGGACCCCAGGCGCGGCGGCAAATCCCGCGCCCAGGCCGTGGTGCAAAGCAATCTCGCCAATGGCCGGGTCCGTCTCCATTTTCGTACTCGCCACGGGATGCGGTATACAGCGGAGCGTCCATGGAACGACGATTGTCAGGTGCTGGACGAGAACGGAGCGGCCACGGCCATCTCCCTGGATCGGGACCGCATCTTCCGGGCCGATGTCTACAGCCAGAACGAAATCGAACAGATCGCCACCGATACTGGCTTCCAGTTGAAGCTGATCGACCAGTTCGAGGAAGAGAACATCCGCTCGATCAACGGCGAGATCACGCGCCTGCTGCGTGACATCGACCACAGCTACGGGGAACTGGCGGAATTGGCGCGCCAGTTGGGAGATCTGACGGAGACCGCGTCGGAAGGACCGGCCATCGAGGAGAAGTTGAAGGGGTTTCAGCAGCAGAACACCGGCCCGGACGCCAAGCTCATCGAACAGGCCCACACCCACAAGGCCCTGCGAGAGAGGGAGACCAAGGCCCTCGCCAGTCTGGCGACAGAGTTCACCTCACTGGGCCCCAAATTTCAGAGCTATGCCGACACCATGGCCCAGCGATTGGAGGGGTACATCGGGTCGGACATTGCGACTGGCCCGAACCAGGTTCTGTTCCAGGGGGTCGGTAACCGAGTCAGGGAATTCCTCGACGAGTTCCGCAAGGCGGTTCCCTGGGTGCATGAACACTGCCAGATCACCCTGAACGCCCTGGCTGGCGTGGCAAGCGAACTGGAAAACCATCATGCCGGTCAGGAGCAGGCCTATCGGGAGCTGATGGCCAAATCCCAGGAGGAGCAAAGCCGCATCACCGAACGCACCACGCTGCAAAAACGGCATCTGGAAGTGAGCGATGCCCGCCGGTCGTTGGAGGAGTTGAAACGGCAGCACGCTGTAAAATCCGGAAAGCACCGGGAAATGACCTCCCGTCTGTCCGGATTGCGGGATGAGCGTTTTCGGCTCCGCAAGTCCGTCGCTGACCGTCTGACCCAGGCATTGCAGCCCACCATCCGGGTGACCGTGACCCAGGCGGGCAACCGGCAGGCCTTCGCCGATTTGCTGACCGAGGGACTCAAGGGGTCAGGTCTCAAGTACGCCAGCCTGGTTGACAAAATCGTGCAGAATCTCTCGCCGGAAGAACTGGCCATCTGCGTCCAGCGTAAGGATGCGAGCCGTTTGGCGGAGATGGCGGGGATGGAACTCAGCCGAGCCGTAACGGTGATCGACAGACTGGTGGCGTCACAGATGGTCGGCAAGATGGAGACCGTCGAGATGGAGGATCTGCCCCGTATCGAATTGCTGGATGGCCGGGATTACAAGGACGCCGGGTCACTTTCCACCGGCCAGCGATGCACCACCATCCTGCCCATCCTGTTGATGGAGAGCGAACGCCCCCTGCTCATCGACCAGCCCGAGGACAACCTGGACAACGCCTTCATTTTCGAGACCATCGTCAAGAGCGTCAAGGAGGCCAAAGCCAGTCGCCAGCTCATCTTCGTGACCCACAACCCCAACATCCCCGTGTTGGGAGATGCCGACCGGGTGTTCGTGCTTTCCTCGGATGGACGCCGGGGAACCATCACCCACCAGGGGACGGTGGACGAGGTCAAGGAGCGGATCGAGACTTTGCTGGAAGGAGGCCGGGAGGCCTTCCTGCGGCGCAAAGCGCGCTACGGGCATTGATGATGGCGACGGAACCGGAAACCGGGCTGACGGGATTGCTGAAGGACATTGATTCCGACCAGTGGTCGACGGTTCGCGAGGCCGTGGATCAGGCAGGTGGCCTGCTGCGCCAGGGAGGTTTGGACCCCACTGCGCATTCTCTGGTTGGGCAACGTCTGGCCAAACTGTCCACCCATCCCAAATGGGAGGTGAGGAAGGCCCTGGCCCACGCCTGTCTTCACCTGCGCCACGACACTTTCGACAGGATCATGGCCGCCCTGGACATGGATGACAACGATCTGGTCCGCAATGCCGCCAAGCGCACCCTTTCCCGGCGGTCGGAGCTATCCAGGACGGACATGCTCAAGGATCAGCATGGGGATCTCATGCTGCGCTGGTTGGAAGAACTGGAAGCCAAGCATGGTCCTCGCGCCCGCAACGCGGCGCGCCGGGTGGCGGAAAAGCTGCACGGCCAATTCGTGAAGGAACTGAACCACGAGATGGTCAAGGTGATCTCGCCCCTGGATGCCTCCCTGGAGAACATCGAGGTGGAGATCTCGAAGACCCGTTCCAATCCGGATGATCTGCATCGCCACACCCGACGCGCCAGGGAGCGGGTGCGCTTTTTGATTTCCATTCTGGAATCCCTGCGCGCCCTGACCCAGGAGGTGGAGCCTGATTTTCAGACGGAGAGCCTGCGTTCGATGGTCGAGGAAGCCATCCATCTGGTGCGCGACCGCAAGAAGGAGAACCGGGCGATGGAGGCCGACATCCGCATCGACCCTGCCATCACCGTGGAGGCCAACCGGCATCTGCTGTTGCAGGCATTGACCAACATCATCCAGAACAGCGTGGACGCCTATGCGGGAGCACGATGCCTCCCTGTCATCGCCATCACGGCCCACGAGCACAATGGCAGCCGGGTGCAGGTGACCATCGTCGATCAGGGATGCGGCATGTCCGAGGAGGCGGTAAAGGACGCCTTCCAACTCTTTGCCACCAGCAAGCCGCATGGCACCGGCTTCGGGCTGACCATCGCCAAGAAGATCATCGAATCCGACCACAACGGCATGGTCTATCTTGGGAGCGTCAAGGGCAAGGGCACCACGGTGACCATCATGCTTCCGAAAGAACAGGAGGGGCGGGAATGGTGAAAGAAGCGAAAGGCCGCCATACCGCCCTGGTGGTGGAGGACGACCCGGAGATGGCCGAGGAGTTGCGGGATCTGCTCCGCTCGTTGGGGCATGACACCGTCTCCGTTCCCTCTCAGGAAGAGGCAATGGGATTGCTGGACACCGGAAAATTCTGCTTTGTCCTGCTGGATCTCCAGATCAAGACTGCTCCAGACTCCATCAAGGCCAGGGTGGAGGCGGGAAAAACCCTGCTACGAAAGATCCGAGAGCTTTTCCCCGCTCGCAACCAGGACGATCATCACCACCTGCAAATCCTGGTCATGAGCGGCTACGCCAAGGAAATGCCGGACGTGATCCAATGTCTGCAGGATGGGGCGGACGACTTCATCATCAAACCCTTGAGCGGCAACAATCCATCCCTGACAGCGAAAATCGAGGAAAGCCTTCATAAAAGTAAGCGCGCCAGCCATGCGGAATGCCCAGGGGTGATGGACCTGGC is a genomic window containing:
- a CDS encoding phosphohydrolase, with amino-acid sequence MADKRKGSWIQTVTGRQFWPMDAKPEEVDILDIAHSLSMLCRFNGHCNRFYSVAEHAVHVSHVVGPEHARWGLLHDAAEAFLSDIPQPVKRELTVFHEIEEQLLHVIAERFGLPAGLPVEVKQADMLLLATEKAVLMGPEPAPWEGIPDPLAPGMIQGWSPDQARREFLARFSELFEVMYAPI
- a CDS encoding AAA family ATPase, which produces MTNIDPRSVNGTHILLGAEITGGFMEGARLEFSQGLNCIIGGRGTGKTTILEFIRYVLGLMPDPRRGGKSRAQAVVQSNLANGRVRLHFRTRHGMRYTAERPWNDDCQVLDENGAATAISLDRDRIFRADVYSQNEIEQIATDTGFQLKLIDQFEEENIRSINGEITRLLRDIDHSYGELAELARQLGDLTETASEGPAIEEKLKGFQQQNTGPDAKLIEQAHTHKALRERETKALASLATEFTSLGPKFQSYADTMAQRLEGYIGSDIATGPNQVLFQGVGNRVREFLDEFRKAVPWVHEHCQITLNALAGVASELENHHAGQEQAYRELMAKSQEEQSRITERTTLQKRHLEVSDARRSLEELKRQHAVKSGKHREMTSRLSGLRDERFRLRKSVADRLTQALQPTIRVTVTQAGNRQAFADLLTEGLKGSGLKYASLVDKIVQNLSPEELAICVQRKDASRLAEMAGMELSRAVTVIDRLVASQMVGKMETVEMEDLPRIELLDGRDYKDAGSLSTGQRCTTILPILLMESERPLLIDQPEDNLDNAFIFETIVKSVKEAKASRQLIFVTHNPNIPVLGDADRVFVLSSDGRRGTITHQGTVDEVKERIETLLEGGREAFLRRKARYGH
- a CDS encoding HAMP domain-containing histidine kinase, translating into MMMATEPETGLTGLLKDIDSDQWSTVREAVDQAGGLLRQGGLDPTAHSLVGQRLAKLSTHPKWEVRKALAHACLHLRHDTFDRIMAALDMDDNDLVRNAAKRTLSRRSELSRTDMLKDQHGDLMLRWLEELEAKHGPRARNAARRVAEKLHGQFVKELNHEMVKVISPLDASLENIEVEISKTRSNPDDLHRHTRRARERVRFLISILESLRALTQEVEPDFQTESLRSMVEEAIHLVRDRKKENRAMEADIRIDPAITVEANRHLLLQALTNIIQNSVDAYAGARCLPVIAITAHEHNGSRVQVTIVDQGCGMSEEAVKDAFQLFATSKPHGTGFGLTIAKKIIESDHNGMVYLGSVKGKGTTVTIMLPKEQEGREW
- a CDS encoding response regulator; translation: MVKEAKGRHTALVVEDDPEMAEELRDLLRSLGHDTVSVPSQEEAMGLLDTGKFCFVLLDLQIKTAPDSIKARVEAGKTLLRKIRELFPARNQDDHHHLQILVMSGYAKEMPDVIQCLQDGADDFIIKPLSGNNPSLTAKIEESLHKSKRASHAECPGVMDLARLECAPNGSSTAIPPPGVQLSISGESQGKRTGIVIGGKASFLPDAQFLLLMRLVAGRVRDGQGWVHKVDLGSSDAEGFKGMSNLASAIQSLLPEGFAFYENDKKGSYRIHPVIVVGKIDHDRLGQHSSREVRKLSSEIMAIR